The Arthrobacter russicus genome has a segment encoding these proteins:
- a CDS encoding ArsR/SmtB family transcription factor encodes MESSKIGKYEAEPAQEARLDAIFSALAHPVRRHLIDLLHQGDATVNELAAPFELGTPAISKHLTILEKAGLIKRTVKQQWRTCSLEPTGFVHLKDWTEHYANLWEGSLQRLDTLLEKLQATTPEKEPEND; translated from the coding sequence ATGGAAAGTTCCAAGATTGGAAAATACGAGGCCGAACCGGCGCAAGAAGCCCGGCTCGACGCGATTTTCTCCGCCTTGGCGCACCCTGTCCGCAGACACCTCATCGATTTGCTGCATCAAGGCGATGCCACGGTCAATGAACTGGCGGCTCCGTTCGAGTTGGGCACGCCCGCCATCTCGAAACACCTGACAATCCTGGAAAAAGCCGGGTTGATCAAACGCACGGTGAAGCAACAATGGCGCACCTGCAGCCTCGAACCGACCGGCTTCGTGCACCTCAAAGACTGGACCGAACACTATGCCAATCTCTGGGAAGGCAGCCTCCAGCGCCTTGACACCCTCCTCGAAAAACTCCAAGCAACTACACCTGAAAAGGAACCGGAAAATGACTGA